One Halomonas sp. THAF5a genomic region harbors:
- the arsC gene encoding arsenate reductase (glutaredoxin) (This arsenate reductase requires both glutathione and glutaredoxin to convert arsenate to arsenite, after which the efflux transporter formed by ArsA and ArsB can extrude the arsenite from the cell, providing resistance.) yields the protein MVAITLYHNPRCSKSREALALLEEAGVETSVRRYLDAPLEAAELEALIQRLEGEVASLVRQNEPEWKALGADRDDPAQVIDAIVAHPRLLQRPIADDGRRAIIGRPPEAIRALLD from the coding sequence ATGGTCGCTATCACCCTCTACCACAATCCGCGCTGCTCCAAGTCGCGCGAGGCCCTGGCCCTGCTCGAGGAGGCTGGCGTCGAGACGAGCGTCCGCCGCTACCTCGATGCGCCGCTCGAGGCCGCCGAGCTGGAGGCCCTGATCCAGCGCCTGGAGGGCGAGGTCGCGAGCCTGGTGCGCCAGAACGAGCCCGAGTGGAAGGCGCTGGGGGCCGACCGCGACGACCCCGCTCAGGTGATTGACGCCATTGTCGCCCACCCCAGGCTCCTGCAGCGCCCCATCGCCGATGACGGGCGCCGTGCCATCATCGGCCGCCCGCCCGAGGCCATCCGCGCGCTGCTCGACTGA
- a CDS encoding cytochrome c: protein MTRMRTPLVAATLMLSLAAAANSQAADVDKAIEYRQDALGVMAWQIGPLGDMAQGKIEFDAETFTRRAENLAAVAPLPWEGFVEGSLQGDGHGIETDALADIGENWDDFESRQQSLIEESAKLAELAQGDDVAAMRRQVAAVAKTCKGCHDNYKAE, encoded by the coding sequence ATGACCCGGATGCGCACCCCCCTCGTCGCCGCCACCCTGATGCTCTCGCTGGCCGCCGCCGCCAACAGCCAGGCCGCCGACGTCGACAAGGCCATCGAGTATCGCCAGGACGCCCTCGGCGTCATGGCCTGGCAGATCGGCCCGCTGGGCGACATGGCCCAGGGCAAGATCGAGTTCGACGCCGAAACGTTCACCCGTCGCGCCGAGAACCTCGCCGCCGTGGCGCCCCTGCCCTGGGAGGGCTTCGTCGAGGGCTCCCTGCAGGGCGACGGCCACGGCATCGAGACCGACGCCCTGGCCGACATCGGCGAGAACTGGGACGACTTCGAGTCTCGCCAACAGTCCCTGATCGAGGAGAGCGCCAAGCTGGCCGAGCTCGCCCAGGGCGACGACGTGGCCGCCATGCGTCGCCAGGTCGCGGCGGTCGCCAAGACCTGCAAGGGGTGTCACGACAACTACAAGGCCGAGTGA
- a CDS encoding gamma-glutamylcyclotransferase family protein, which yields MRLRHGLAALAIASPLALAGWLWLTMLSPFTYERPGHLPPIQEGPHRVFVYGTLTHAPIRWLVYGRAGEPRPAVLEGFRRRGLDLASCGECEVEGLRLSVTAEELARLDRYERLGIRYERVRLTLRDGTSAWVYRRLPEPAGGDPG from the coding sequence ATGCGCCTGCGACACGGGCTCGCCGCCCTGGCCATCGCCTCGCCGCTCGCCCTGGCCGGTTGGCTGTGGCTGACCATGCTCAGCCCCTTCACCTACGAGCGCCCGGGGCACCTGCCGCCGATCCAGGAGGGCCCCCACCGGGTCTTCGTCTACGGCACCCTAACCCATGCCCCGATCCGCTGGCTGGTCTACGGCCGCGCCGGCGAGCCCAGGCCGGCGGTGCTCGAGGGCTTTCGCCGCCGCGGGCTCGACCTGGCCTCCTGTGGCGAATGCGAGGTGGAGGGCCTGAGGCTCTCGGTCACCGCCGAGGAGCTCGCCCGACTCGATCGCTACGAGCGATTGGGCATCCGCTATGAGCGGGTGCGCCTCACCCTGCGCGACGGCACGAGCGCCTGGGTCTATCGCCGCCTCCCCGAGCCCGCCGGCGGCGATCCGGGGTAG
- a CDS encoding cytochrome b/b6 domain-containing protein — translation MHRISVWDIPIRLFHWALVGAVAVSYYTMKTPGAPFVFPVEIHARAGLVVLGLLIFRWGWALVGSRHARLRHFLYRPRVVLGYLRALGRGALPPYAGHNPLGGLAVLVMLASLSVQAVSGLFLSDDIFFQAPLHDRVASATSDALRTLHHWNGQLLIVLIGLHLVALLFHRLKGERLVGAMVHGTKRLDAPPLDVATEPRVRDAGRAWRAAGLLLVALAVVAWLWWL, via the coding sequence ATGCACCGCATCAGCGTCTGGGATATTCCGATTCGTCTATTTCACTGGGCGCTGGTGGGCGCCGTGGCGGTGTCCTATTACACCATGAAGACGCCGGGGGCTCCCTTCGTCTTTCCCGTCGAGATCCACGCTCGGGCGGGCCTGGTGGTGCTGGGCCTGCTGATCTTCCGCTGGGGCTGGGCGCTGGTGGGGAGTCGCCATGCCCGGCTCCGGCACTTCCTGTACCGGCCGCGCGTCGTGCTGGGCTACCTGCGAGCCCTGGGGCGTGGCGCCCTGCCGCCCTATGCCGGTCACAACCCCCTCGGCGGCCTGGCGGTGCTGGTCATGCTGGCGTCGCTGAGCGTGCAGGCGGTCAGCGGCCTCTTCCTGAGCGACGACATCTTCTTCCAGGCGCCGCTCCACGATCGGGTCGCCTCGGCGACCAGCGATGCGCTGCGCACCCTGCATCACTGGAACGGCCAGCTGCTGATCGTGCTGATCGGCCTGCACCTGGTGGCGCTGCTGTTCCATCGGCTGAAGGGAGAGCGCCTGGTCGGGGCCATGGTCCACGGTACCAAGCGACTGGACGCGCCGCCCCTGGACGTGGCCACGGAGCCCCGCGTCCGTGACGCGGGCCGGGCGTGGCGAGCGGCCGGCCTGCTGCTGGTGGCGCTCGCCGTGGTGGCCTGGCTCTGGTGGCTGTGA
- a CDS encoding nitrite/sulfite reductase: MYRYDSHDQTLVDERVAQFRDQMRRYLAGQLGEEEFLPLRLQNGLYIQRYAPMLRIAIPYGMLASYQLRKLGEIAARYDRGYGHFTTRTNLQLNWPKLEDVPDILAELASVQMHAIQTSGNDIRNTTTDQFSGIAADEEVDPRPWCELIRQWSTFHPEFAFLPRKFKIAVTGADEDRAAIQVHDVGLRLWRNRDGEVRVKVLAGGGLGRTPMIAETVREDLPWQHLLTYLEALVRVYNQFGRRDNKFKARIKILVKALGVDEFRRRVEEEWAHLKDGPQTLTPDALEAVAKHFVEPERRAVPAEAIEAYERLRGDNRAFARFVTNNVTDHKVAGYKAVTLSLKRREHSPGDVTSEQMAAVADLADEFGYGELRVTHEQNLVLTDVPVDRIEALWQRLEALGMANPTVGTLADLICCPGGDYCGLANAKSIPVAHAIQERFEDLDFLYDLGPLELNISGCMNACGHHHVGHIGILGVDKKGEEYYQISLGGSQGNGASLGKILGPSFFREDVPGVIDKLLQVYVGSRQPDETFLDTYRRIGLKPFKERVYA; this comes from the coding sequence ATGTACCGCTACGACTCCCACGACCAGACCCTGGTCGATGAACGCGTCGCCCAGTTCCGCGACCAGATGCGCCGCTATCTCGCCGGCCAGCTCGGCGAGGAGGAGTTCCTGCCGCTGCGCCTGCAGAACGGCCTCTATATCCAGCGCTACGCACCCATGCTGCGTATCGCCATCCCCTACGGCATGCTGGCCTCCTACCAGCTGCGCAAGCTCGGTGAGATCGCCGCCCGCTATGATCGCGGCTACGGCCACTTCACCACGCGCACCAACCTGCAGCTGAACTGGCCGAAGCTCGAGGACGTGCCGGACATCCTCGCCGAGCTCGCCAGCGTCCAGATGCATGCCATCCAGACCAGCGGCAACGACATCCGCAACACCACCACCGACCAGTTCTCCGGCATCGCCGCCGACGAAGAGGTCGATCCTCGCCCCTGGTGCGAGCTGATCCGCCAGTGGTCGACCTTCCATCCGGAGTTCGCCTTCCTGCCGCGCAAGTTCAAGATCGCCGTGACCGGCGCCGACGAGGATCGCGCCGCCATCCAGGTTCACGACGTCGGGCTGCGCCTGTGGCGCAACCGCGACGGCGAGGTGCGCGTCAAGGTGCTGGCCGGTGGCGGCCTGGGCCGTACGCCGATGATCGCCGAGACGGTGCGCGAGGACCTCCCATGGCAGCACCTGCTCACCTACCTCGAGGCCCTGGTGCGGGTCTACAACCAGTTCGGCCGCCGCGACAACAAGTTCAAGGCGCGCATCAAGATCCTGGTCAAGGCGCTGGGCGTCGACGAGTTCCGCCGCCGGGTCGAGGAGGAGTGGGCCCACCTCAAGGACGGCCCCCAGACCCTCACGCCCGACGCGCTCGAGGCCGTGGCCAAGCACTTCGTCGAGCCGGAGCGCCGCGCGGTGCCCGCCGAGGCCATCGAGGCCTACGAGCGGCTGCGCGGCGATAACCGCGCATTCGCCCGCTTCGTCACCAACAACGTCACCGACCACAAGGTGGCCGGCTACAAGGCGGTGACCCTGTCGCTCAAGCGCCGCGAGCATTCGCCGGGGGACGTCACCTCCGAGCAGATGGCCGCGGTGGCGGATCTGGCCGACGAGTTCGGCTACGGCGAGCTGCGGGTCACCCACGAGCAGAACCTGGTGCTCACCGACGTGCCGGTGGATCGCATCGAGGCACTCTGGCAGCGCCTCGAGGCGCTGGGCATGGCCAACCCCACCGTGGGCACCCTGGCCGACCTGATCTGCTGCCCCGGCGGCGACTACTGCGGCCTGGCCAACGCCAAGTCGATCCCGGTCGCCCATGCCATCCAGGAGCGCTTCGAGGACCTCGACTTCCTCTACGACCTGGGGCCCCTGGAGCTCAACATCTCCGGCTGCATGAACGCCTGCGGCCACCACCACGTCGGCCACATCGGCATCCTCGGCGTCGACAAGAAGGGCGAGGAGTACTACCAGATCTCGCTGGGCGGCAGCCAGGGCAACGGCGCCTCCCTGGGCAAGATCCTCGGCCCCTCCTTCTTCCGCGAGGACGTGCCGGGCGTGATCGACAAGCTGCTGCAGGTCTATGTCGGCAGCCGCCAGCCCGACGAGACCTTCCTCGACACCTATCGCCGCATCGGCCTCAAACCCTTCAAGGAGCGTGTCTATGCCTGA
- a CDS encoding MATE family efflux transporter, translated as MLPETSRRQTILRLALPIIGGMLTQSLLNLIDAALVGSLGEVPLAGVGIGGYAMFLITAVVFGLSSGVQAQAARRHGEEDWGRRALPLNAGLVIALAVAGPLTLLCLWQAPALLALINQDPAVNAEAAGYFQWRVTSLVPVAMIFCFRGYWNGIQQTGLYLRIILVMHVINVVASLGLIFGLAGLPAMGAAGAGAGTSLSLFAGLAIWAGLSLRHATTSGFLAERPRRGVLATTLRLATPHSFQQLWFAAGYAVLFWILGRIDTPSVAVGHVLVNLSLLLILPGVGLGMAAMSLVGQSLGRQAHQDAHRWGWDVVRLAWCALAILALPMVLLPESVLGLFLHDPALVALGRLPLQLTAVMIVLDAAALVFAQALLGAGANRTVMTATLSLQWLVFLPLAWWVGVALEQGLVGIWWVQLGYRCLNSAWFMLIWQRRRWQSLAL; from the coding sequence ATGCTGCCTGAGACCTCCAGACGCCAGACCATCTTGCGCCTCGCCCTGCCGATCATCGGCGGCATGCTCACCCAGAGCCTGCTCAACCTGATCGATGCCGCCCTGGTGGGCTCTCTCGGCGAGGTGCCCCTGGCGGGGGTCGGCATCGGCGGCTATGCCATGTTCCTGATCACCGCCGTGGTCTTCGGGCTCTCCTCGGGGGTGCAGGCCCAGGCGGCGCGGCGCCATGGCGAGGAGGACTGGGGCCGGCGCGCCCTGCCACTCAACGCCGGGCTCGTCATCGCCCTGGCCGTGGCGGGGCCGCTGACCCTGCTCTGCCTGTGGCAGGCCCCGGCCCTGCTGGCGCTGATCAACCAGGATCCGGCGGTCAACGCCGAGGCGGCCGGCTACTTCCAGTGGCGCGTCACGTCGCTGGTGCCGGTGGCGATGATCTTCTGCTTTCGCGGCTACTGGAACGGCATCCAGCAGACCGGCCTCTACCTGCGCATCATCCTGGTGATGCACGTCATCAACGTGGTGGCGAGCCTGGGGCTGATCTTCGGGCTCGCCGGGCTGCCGGCCATGGGCGCGGCCGGGGCCGGCGCCGGCACCAGCCTCTCGCTGTTCGCCGGGCTCGCCATCTGGGCCGGGCTCAGCCTGCGTCACGCCACCACCAGCGGCTTTCTCGCCGAGCGCCCCCGTCGCGGCGTGCTGGCTACCACCCTGCGCCTCGCCACGCCCCACTCCTTCCAGCAGCTGTGGTTCGCCGCGGGCTACGCGGTGCTGTTCTGGATCCTGGGGCGGATCGACACGCCGAGCGTGGCGGTCGGCCACGTGCTGGTCAACCTCTCGCTGCTGCTGATCCTGCCCGGGGTGGGGCTCGGCATGGCGGCGATGAGCCTGGTGGGCCAGTCGCTGGGGCGCCAGGCCCATCAGGACGCCCACCGCTGGGGCTGGGACGTGGTGCGCCTGGCCTGGTGTGCCCTCGCGATCCTCGCCCTGCCGATGGTGTTGCTCCCCGAGTCGGTGCTGGGCCTCTTCCTCCACGACCCTGCGCTGGTCGCGCTGGGCCGGCTGCCGCTTCAGCTGACGGCGGTCATGATCGTGCTCGATGCCGCCGCCCTGGTGTTCGCCCAGGCGCTGCTCGGCGCCGGGGCCAACCGCACGGTGATGACCGCGACCCTCTCCCTGCAATGGCTGGTCTTCCTGCCACTGGCCTGGTGGGTGGGCGTGGCCCTCGAACAGGGCCTGGTGGGCATCTGGTGGGTGCAGCTGGGCTACCGCTGCCTCAACTCGGCCTGGTTCATGCTGATCTGGCAGCGGCGGCGCTGGCAGTCCCTGGCGCTCTAG
- the smrA gene encoding DNA endonuclease SmrA encodes MSQPHRNDEDFQALMGDVRPLAKTANRADPGRRRGAPSEAQLARRESAAAETPGGGPLSTDFIDLLPPFDPLLFRRDGIQTGVVDRLRHGGYPVQASLHLLRRPLEECRRLLAPFIREAYSHDLRSVMIIHGRGREIDSPANVLRSCLAKWLESLDEVQAFASAGQADGGLGATWVMLRKSERAKANNRERQQKRRG; translated from the coding sequence ATGAGCCAGCCCCATCGCAACGACGAGGATTTCCAGGCGCTGATGGGGGACGTGCGCCCCCTGGCGAAGACCGCCAACCGGGCGGACCCCGGCCGCCGACGCGGCGCGCCCAGCGAGGCGCAGCTGGCCCGGCGCGAGAGCGCGGCGGCCGAGACGCCGGGGGGCGGCCCGCTCTCGACCGACTTCATCGACCTGCTGCCGCCCTTCGATCCGCTGCTCTTTCGCCGCGACGGCATCCAGACCGGCGTCGTCGACCGCCTGCGCCACGGCGGCTACCCGGTCCAGGCGAGCCTGCACCTGCTGCGTCGCCCGCTGGAGGAGTGTCGCCGGCTGCTGGCCCCCTTCATCCGCGAGGCCTACAGCCACGACCTGCGCTCGGTGATGATCATCCACGGCCGGGGCCGCGAGATCGACAGCCCCGCCAACGTGCTGCGCTCGTGCCTGGCGAAGTGGCTCGAGAGCCTCGACGAGGTCCAGGCCTTCGCCTCGGCGGGCCAGGCGGACGGCGGCCTGGGCGCCACCTGGGTGATGCTGCGCAAGAGCGAGCGGGCCAAGGCCAACAACCGGGAGCGCCAGCAGAAGCGCCGCGGCTGA
- a CDS encoding DUF2069 domain-containing protein translates to MRQWLEGLEARKGLDHLTDASRRLVIGSYAVLLALTLYRGALVSTDGNPLVPLVAFVLPLVLFLPSIIARRPRGHAWLSFVSLLYFTQGVMVATLPEQGLRGAAEALVSLALFVGCMGYARFRSRQQRAG, encoded by the coding sequence ATGAGACAGTGGCTGGAGGGCCTGGAGGCCCGCAAGGGACTCGACCACCTGACCGACGCCTCGCGCCGGCTGGTGATCGGCAGCTACGCCGTGCTGCTGGCGCTCACGCTCTACCGCGGGGCGCTCGTCAGCACCGACGGCAACCCCCTGGTGCCGCTGGTGGCCTTCGTGCTGCCGCTGGTGCTCTTCCTGCCGTCGATCATCGCCCGTCGCCCGCGCGGCCATGCCTGGCTCTCCTTCGTCAGCCTCCTCTACTTCACCCAGGGCGTGATGGTCGCCACCCTGCCCGAACAGGGACTGCGCGGCGCGGCCGAGGCGCTGGTCTCGCTGGCGCTGTTCGTCGGCTGCATGGGGTATGCGCGCTTTCGCAGCCGCCAGCAGCGGGCCGGCTAG
- the wrbA gene encoding NAD(P)H:quinone oxidoreductase encodes MTANRPYVLILFYSRHGATRAMAERLAAGVEACPGIDARRRTVPAVSATCEAVAPEIPEEGAVYATLEDLRHCAGLAIGSPTRFGNMAAPLKHFIDGTSELWLGGALIDKPATAFTSTSSLHGGQETTLISMLLPLLHHGMVYAGLPYSEIELMQTAGGGTPYGASHLAGTRSDRPLDEQERSLAFAQGQRVARLALALEASRREAK; translated from the coding sequence ATGACCGCAAACCGTCCGTACGTGCTGATCCTCTTCTACTCTCGCCACGGCGCCACCCGCGCCATGGCCGAGCGCCTCGCCGCCGGCGTCGAGGCGTGCCCGGGCATCGACGCGCGCCGGCGCACCGTGCCCGCCGTCTCGGCCACCTGCGAGGCGGTGGCGCCCGAGATTCCCGAGGAGGGCGCTGTCTACGCCACCCTCGAGGACCTGCGCCACTGCGCGGGCCTGGCCATCGGCAGCCCGACCCGCTTCGGCAACATGGCCGCCCCGCTCAAGCACTTCATCGACGGCACCAGCGAGCTCTGGCTGGGCGGCGCCCTGATCGACAAGCCGGCGACCGCCTTCACGTCCACCTCCAGCCTGCACGGCGGCCAGGAGACCACGCTGATCTCGATGCTGCTGCCGCTGCTTCACCACGGCATGGTCTATGCCGGCCTGCCCTACAGCGAGATCGAACTGATGCAGACCGCCGGTGGCGGCACGCCCTACGGGGCCAGCCACCTGGCCGGCACCCGCAGCGACCGGCCGCTGGACGAGCAGGAGCGCTCGCTGGCCTTCGCCCAGGGCCAGCGCGTCGCGCGGCTCGCCCTGGCCCTCGAGGCATCGCGCCGGGAGGCCAAATGA
- a CDS encoding DUF934 domain-containing protein, which translates to MPEQIATRPLIVDGRSVEADWPRHDGDTAPAEGPALVRLDVWRDAGRRPDLAPWLPSDTELTAELADELAQAPLIGVDFPKFTDGRGYSIARLLRERYGYAGQIRAVGDVLIDQLFYLSRCGVNAFSLREDQLVPDALNALSTFSRGYQPGTDDPQPLFRHRLRELAGRLREPALA; encoded by the coding sequence ATGCCTGAGCAAATTGCCACTCGCCCGCTGATCGTTGATGGCCGTTCGGTCGAGGCCGACTGGCCCCGCCACGACGGCGACACCGCCCCAGCCGAGGGCCCGGCCCTGGTTCGCCTGGACGTCTGGCGGGACGCCGGTCGGCGCCCCGACCTGGCCCCCTGGCTGCCGAGCGACACCGAGCTCACCGCGGAACTGGCCGACGAGCTCGCCCAGGCGCCGCTGATCGGCGTCGACTTCCCGAAGTTCACCGACGGCCGCGGCTACTCCATCGCCCGGCTGCTGCGCGAGCGCTACGGCTATGCCGGGCAGATCCGCGCCGTCGGCGACGTGCTGATCGACCAGCTCTTCTACCTGTCACGCTGCGGCGTCAACGCCTTCTCGCTGCGCGAGGATCAGCTCGTCCCGGACGCGCTCAACGCCCTGAGCACCTTCAGCCGCGGCTACCAGCCGGGCACCGACGACCCGCAGCCGCTGTTCCGCCATCGCCTGCGCGAGCTCGCCGGTCGCCTCCGGGAGCCCGCCCTGGCCTGA